CACCCCGGCCCAAACGAAGGAGGCCGGAGGTCGCGGTAACGTGGTTGAGATCTACCCCGGTGCCAGCAGCAGGCGGCTCCGTCGCAGGATGCGGACCAGGGGCAGGGAGGCCGGAATGGCCACCGCTGAATACGCCATAGCCACCCTGGCGGCTGTGGGATTTGCCGGGCTGCTCGTTTTCATCCTGCGCAGCGACGAAG
Above is a window of Arthrobacter pascens DNA encoding:
- a CDS encoding DUF4244 domain-containing protein; this encodes MPEAEERPTPAQTKEAGGRGNVVEIYPGASSRRLRRRMRTRGREAGMATAEYAIATLAAVGFAGLLVFILRSDEVRGFLLNLIRTALALP